Proteins encoded in a region of the Deinococcus ruber genome:
- a CDS encoding GlsB/YeaQ/YmgE family stress response membrane protein, which yields MGWIITIIVGALCGWLASIIMKTDAQQGAIANILIGIVGSVLAQWIFGSLLHIGSSTVAGSGFSFWSIVWGVIGSVVLIAILKALRVLR from the coding sequence ATGGGTTGGATTATTACGATTATCGTCGGTGCGCTGTGCGGCTGGCTGGCTAGCATCATCATGAAGACCGATGCCCAGCAGGGTGCGATTGCCAACATTCTGATCGGCATCGTCGGTTCGGTACTCGCGCAGTGGATTTTTGGCAGCCTGCTCCATATCGGCAGCAGCACCGTGGCCGGCAGCGGCTTCAGCTTCTGGAGCATCGTCTGGGGCGTCATCGGTTCGGTGGTATTGATCGCTATCCTCAAAGCCCTGCGAGTTTTGCGCTAA
- the rpmB gene encoding 50S ribosomal protein L28 — MSKVCEMCGKGPIVVNSVIRRGKARAAGGVGRKVTGVSKTRQLPNLQRVTVRQNGLSVRLRICTKCMKNAYAA; from the coding sequence ATGTCGAAAGTGTGCGAAATGTGCGGCAAGGGGCCAATCGTGGTCAACTCTGTCATCCGCCGTGGTAAGGCTCGTGCAGCGGGCGGCGTGGGCCGTAAGGTCACCGGTGTCAGCAAGACCCGTCAGCTTCCCAACCTTCAGCGTGTCACCGTGCGTCAGAACGGCCTGAGCGTGCGCCTGCGTATCTGCACCAAGTGCATGAAAAACGCTTACGCTGCCTGA
- the lspA gene encoding signal peptidase II, with product MSTDPFQRRRLPGWVPLLLAVLLVGADQALKAWARTHLTYGEAPVSFIPGLLNWQLTYNTGAAWSLLSGSTAILAGLRLVVGLGILVYLFVRPQPRAMALILGLIAAGAIGNTIDGLFLGRVTDMLYSPALSVVTRGLRAGEFPIFNIADSCVVVGTLLLIVLSFVPDRRPGNRL from the coding sequence GTGTCCACTGATCCCTTTCAACGCCGCCGCCTGCCTGGCTGGGTTCCGCTGCTTCTGGCAGTTCTTCTGGTCGGTGCAGATCAGGCGCTCAAAGCCTGGGCGCGTACCCACCTGACGTATGGTGAAGCGCCTGTTTCGTTCATTCCCGGCCTGCTGAACTGGCAGCTCACCTATAACACCGGCGCGGCCTGGAGTCTGCTCTCGGGATCGACCGCGATTCTGGCAGGTCTGCGCCTAGTCGTGGGCCTTGGCATTCTGGTGTATCTGTTCGTGCGTCCACAGCCGCGTGCCATGGCGCTGATCCTGGGGCTGATCGCCGCCGGAGCTATTGGAAATACCATCGACGGCCTGTTTCTGGGACGCGTGACCGACATGTTGTATTCACCGGCGCTGTCCGTGGTCACACGCGGCCTTAGGGCAGGCGAATTCCCCATTTTCAATATTGCTGACTCGTGCGTGGTGGTGGGAACTCTGCTGCTGATCGTGCTGAGCTTCGTGCCGGATCGCCGCCCAGGCAACCGGCTCTGA